A genome region from Tepidisphaeraceae bacterium includes the following:
- a CDS encoding NAD+ synthase codes for MRIALAQINPTVGDIAGNVRKILSFVDNAKAQGAQVVIFPELAIVGYPPKDLLLKPQFVSDNLRALKLIASHVHGMDVLVGYVEPNRAPVGRPLYNALAVLRDGKIVSKHFKTLLPTYDVFDESRYFEPGPKEQAVNVVAVGGQQLGISICEDLWNDERMVPRRLYHDNPLAVLASAGADVIINASASPFVVHKNAFRHGLFASQVRQFNKPLIYVNQVGGNDELIFDGNSVVVGADGTILAQAKAFEEDLVVVDLDLSAPAPTPKAKPKHAMPDEPARESSDASLEQIYNALVLGLRDYVRKCGFKSVMLGLSGGIDSALVAALSVHALGKEKVLGIALPSRYSSDHSVTDARALAENLGIPFDVIAIKDAHDVFERTLAGQFTGTEPGLAEENMQARIRGALLMAISNKFNHLLLTTGNKSEVATGYCTLYGDMNGGLAVISDVPKTVVYELCNWINARAGYDVIPRNTINKPPSAELRPDQKDQDSLPEYAILDAILYRYIEEEKGAARIVSEGFDPATVLRVIKLVDRSEYKRRQMATGLKVTSRAFGIGRRMPIAQNYQQQLPEPSDHDKHVQDGTTHGWGYEPELD; via the coding sequence ATGCGTATAGCACTGGCCCAGATCAATCCCACCGTCGGCGACATCGCTGGCAACGTCCGCAAGATCCTTAGCTTTGTCGACAACGCCAAAGCGCAGGGAGCGCAGGTCGTCATTTTCCCCGAACTTGCGATCGTCGGTTATCCGCCTAAGGATCTGCTGCTGAAACCGCAGTTCGTCAGCGATAACCTGCGGGCGCTGAAGCTCATCGCGTCGCACGTGCACGGGATGGACGTGCTGGTCGGTTACGTTGAGCCGAACCGCGCCCCGGTCGGTCGGCCGCTGTACAACGCGCTGGCGGTGCTGCGCGACGGCAAGATCGTCAGCAAGCATTTCAAGACGCTGCTGCCGACCTATGACGTGTTCGACGAAAGCCGGTACTTCGAACCGGGCCCGAAGGAACAGGCCGTGAACGTCGTGGCGGTGGGTGGGCAGCAGCTTGGCATCAGCATTTGCGAAGACCTTTGGAACGACGAGCGCATGGTCCCGCGCCGCCTGTACCACGATAATCCGCTGGCCGTGCTGGCGAGCGCCGGGGCAGACGTAATCATCAACGCCAGCGCCAGCCCGTTCGTGGTCCACAAGAACGCGTTCCGCCATGGCTTGTTTGCCAGCCAGGTGCGACAGTTCAACAAGCCGCTGATCTACGTGAACCAGGTCGGCGGCAACGACGAGCTGATCTTCGACGGCAACAGCGTGGTGGTCGGCGCCGACGGCACCATACTCGCGCAGGCGAAGGCGTTCGAGGAGGACCTCGTGGTGGTCGATCTCGACCTGTCCGCCCCGGCGCCAACACCCAAGGCGAAGCCGAAGCACGCGATGCCCGATGAACCGGCACGCGAATCGAGCGACGCCAGCCTGGAACAGATCTACAACGCGCTGGTCCTCGGCCTGCGCGACTACGTGCGCAAGTGCGGTTTCAAGTCGGTGATGCTCGGCCTGTCGGGCGGCATCGACAGTGCGCTCGTCGCTGCGCTCTCGGTGCACGCGTTGGGCAAGGAAAAGGTGCTCGGCATCGCGCTGCCCAGCCGTTACAGCTCGGACCATTCGGTTACCGATGCCCGCGCGCTGGCGGAGAACCTGGGCATTCCGTTCGACGTCATCGCGATCAAGGATGCGCACGACGTGTTCGAGCGCACGCTCGCCGGGCAGTTCACCGGCACCGAGCCCGGGCTGGCCGAGGAAAACATGCAGGCGCGCATCCGGGGCGCGCTGCTGATGGCGATCAGCAACAAGTTCAACCACCTGCTGCTCACCACCGGCAACAAGAGCGAGGTGGCCACGGGCTACTGCACTTTGTACGGCGATATGAACGGCGGGCTGGCCGTCATCAGCGATGTGCCGAAGACGGTCGTCTACGAACTGTGCAACTGGATCAACGCGCGCGCCGGTTATGACGTCATCCCGCGCAACACGATCAACAAGCCCCCGTCGGCGGAGCTGCGCCCGGATCAGAAGGATCAGGATTCGCTGCCGGAGTACGCGATCCTGGACGCCATTCTCTACCGGTACATCGAAGAGGAAAAAGGCGCCGCTCGCATCGTTTCTGAAGGGTTCGATCCCGCCACCGTGCTGCGCGTCATCAAGCTCGTTGACCGCAGCGAATACAAGCGCCGCCAGATGGCGACCGGCCTGAAGGTCACCAGCCGCGCGTTCGGCATCGGCCGGCGGATGCCGATTGCCCAGAACTACCAGCAACAGCTTCCCGAGCCGTCCGACCATGACAAGCACGTTCAGGACGGCACCACTCACGGCTGGGGCTATGAGCCAGAACTGGATTGA
- a CDS encoding ABC transporter permease/substrate-binding protein yields MSQSFHELLRLMPGFFAQHLLLSVVALCIGLCMSLPLALLAMRVPRLRTPVLGLANVVQTVPSLALLALMVPLLGMIGFVPAAIALALFSMLPVLRNTLTGLIGVSPVLIEAARGVGMTEWQTLRKVQLPLAAPTIIAGLRTAAVGVVGMATLATPVGQTTLGNYIFTGLQTQNSVAVLLGCVAAGVMALALDGVIRLVEHGAGKHSRRLQLAGIGSFAVLLLVGLSPLASSTMPRDGRPTLVVGAKTFTEQQILASLIADRVERSGFLPITQSSMGSHLLFDALAKGSIDCYVDYSGTIWTDVMKRQDMPGTRQMHVAMKRWLANHHGITVAGRLGFENTYTLTMPKARALELGVTSISDLRAQSMRLRLGGDVEFFSRPEWARAREAYSLEFGQIVGLETSTMFEALRNGQVDVLATFSSDGRIPKFDLAMLKDDRDSFPAYDALILLSANASRRPEVVSSMQSLVMTIDDDLMRRTNMMVDVTGRSPFQAAQYLSENLMADSSQAVAPVATPEEVKPDTAPLTAPVEAVPGGQPEEAQLTVQAS; encoded by the coding sequence GTGAGCCAATCCTTCCACGAGTTGTTACGCCTCATGCCCGGCTTCTTCGCGCAGCACCTGCTGTTGAGCGTCGTCGCGCTGTGCATCGGGTTGTGCATGAGCCTTCCGCTGGCGCTGCTGGCGATGCGCGTGCCGCGCCTTCGCACGCCCGTGCTGGGTCTGGCGAACGTCGTCCAGACGGTGCCGAGCTTGGCGCTGCTGGCGCTGATGGTGCCGCTGCTCGGCATGATCGGCTTTGTCCCCGCGGCAATCGCGCTGGCGCTGTTCTCGATGCTGCCGGTGCTGCGCAACACGCTGACCGGTCTCATCGGCGTCTCGCCCGTGCTCATCGAAGCTGCACGCGGCGTGGGCATGACCGAGTGGCAGACGCTGCGCAAGGTGCAACTGCCCTTGGCCGCGCCGACGATCATCGCCGGCCTGCGCACCGCTGCGGTGGGCGTGGTGGGCATGGCGACGCTGGCGACCCCGGTGGGCCAGACGACGCTGGGCAACTACATCTTCACCGGCCTGCAGACGCAGAACAGCGTGGCCGTGCTGCTGGGTTGCGTGGCGGCCGGTGTGATGGCACTGGCATTGGACGGCGTCATTCGCCTGGTTGAACACGGCGCCGGAAAACACAGCCGTCGCCTGCAGTTGGCCGGCATTGGGAGCTTTGCCGTGCTGCTGCTGGTCGGCCTGAGCCCGCTGGCCTCGTCAACCATGCCGCGCGACGGACGGCCGACGCTGGTGGTTGGCGCCAAGACCTTCACTGAACAACAGATCCTCGCCTCGCTGATCGCCGACCGTGTCGAGCGGTCCGGCTTCCTGCCGATCACGCAGTCGAGCATGGGCTCGCACCTGCTGTTCGACGCGCTGGCCAAGGGCTCGATCGACTGCTACGTCGACTACAGCGGCACGATCTGGACCGACGTGATGAAGCGCCAGGACATGCCCGGCACGCGCCAGATGCACGTGGCGATGAAGCGCTGGCTCGCCAACCACCACGGCATCACCGTCGCCGGCCGACTGGGCTTCGAGAACACCTACACGCTGACGATGCCCAAGGCCCGCGCGCTGGAACTGGGCGTCACGTCGATCAGCGACCTTCGGGCACAGTCGATGCGCCTCAGGCTGGGCGGCGACGTCGAGTTTTTCAGCCGGCCGGAATGGGCGCGGGCCCGCGAAGCGTACTCGCTGGAGTTCGGCCAGATCGTCGGCTTGGAAACGTCGACCATGTTTGAGGCCCTTCGCAACGGGCAGGTGGACGTGCTCGCGACCTTCAGCAGCGACGGTCGCATTCCCAAGTTCGACCTGGCGATGCTGAAGGACGACCGCGACTCGTTCCCGGCGTACGACGCGCTCATCCTGCTGTCGGCCAACGCCTCGCGCCGGCCGGAGGTCGTGTCGTCGATGCAGTCGCTGGTGATGACGATCGACGACGACCTGATGCGCCGCACGAACATGATGGTCGACGTCACGGGCCGCTCGCCCTTCCAGGCCGCGCAATACCTGTCGGAAAACCTCATGGCCGACAGCTCGCAGGCGGTTGCCCCGGTGGCCACTCCCGAAGAGGTGAAGCCCGACACCGCCCCTCTCACCGCGCCGGTGGAAGCCGTCCCCGGTGGTCAGCCTGAGGAGGCGCAGCTGACGGTGCAGGCGAGTTAG
- a CDS encoding ATP-binding cassette domain-containing protein, with product MVEGEDTTSFAVIPQPYAIRFPDDAPVASPHAECVEVRLDGRWVRLNLGNYDEIFHQPGLYEQLFFDVLRCKSPKQVASLFDAVLQERNIPGTNLSVLEVGAGSGMVGEEFRRLGVASLVGIDALPSAKDAADRYRWGIYDDYVTADLSNLSQDDYDRMVAGDPNVMVAVSTLGFDEVPTRAFASAFNAIRSPGWLVFNIHEPFLNKRDDSSFARLIREMTDRQIIQIDASKRYLHRHDTHGRKIEFVAIVARKLKDLPDDLLADTSPVRKAARSADAGPAVIEWREITKHHSDRAMPALQDVNLRASEGELLAVVGESGAGKTTLLKLVNRLLDPTSGSVHMNDANVRADDAVALRRRIGYVCQGGGLFPHMTVAENIATTPSLLGWKSREIAERVDELLNLVGLPPAEYRLRRPSELSGGQQQRVAFARALAAKPRVLLLDEPFSGLDAVTRDALQREFAVLHRQLRLTSVMVTHDMAEALLIADRIAVMRHGRLVQVGAPHELMTEPADDYVATLIATPRRQAERLERLSVVPDVDSAVDKVNL from the coding sequence ATGGTTGAAGGTGAAGATACAACTTCGTTTGCGGTTATTCCGCAGCCGTACGCCATCCGTTTTCCGGATGATGCGCCGGTCGCGAGCCCGCACGCCGAGTGCGTCGAAGTTCGCCTCGATGGCCGTTGGGTGCGCCTGAACCTCGGCAACTACGACGAAATCTTCCACCAACCGGGGCTTTACGAGCAGTTGTTCTTCGATGTCTTGCGGTGCAAGTCGCCCAAGCAGGTCGCGTCGTTATTCGATGCGGTGCTGCAGGAACGCAACATTCCAGGAACAAATCTGAGCGTGCTTGAAGTGGGCGCCGGCAGTGGCATGGTGGGTGAAGAGTTCCGCCGGCTTGGCGTGGCGAGCCTTGTGGGAATCGACGCCCTGCCGTCAGCGAAGGACGCCGCAGACCGTTACCGTTGGGGCATTTACGACGACTACGTCACCGCCGACCTGTCGAACCTGTCGCAGGACGATTACGACCGCATGGTGGCTGGCGATCCAAACGTCATGGTCGCCGTTTCCACGCTGGGGTTCGATGAGGTGCCCACGCGCGCTTTCGCCAGCGCGTTCAACGCGATTCGCTCGCCCGGCTGGTTGGTCTTCAACATCCACGAGCCGTTCCTGAACAAGCGGGACGACAGCAGCTTCGCGCGGTTGATCCGCGAGATGACCGATCGGCAGATCATCCAGATCGACGCCTCGAAGCGCTACCTGCATCGCCACGACACGCACGGCCGCAAGATCGAATTCGTCGCGATCGTCGCGCGCAAGCTCAAGGACCTGCCCGATGACCTGCTTGCCGACACGTCGCCCGTGCGAAAGGCTGCCCGTAGTGCCGATGCCGGGCCTGCGGTCATTGAATGGCGGGAAATCACCAAGCATCATTCCGACCGCGCTATGCCGGCCTTGCAGGACGTGAACCTGCGGGCAAGCGAAGGTGAGCTGCTCGCGGTTGTGGGTGAGTCCGGTGCTGGCAAGACCACGCTCTTGAAGCTCGTGAATCGGCTGCTCGACCCCACCAGCGGCAGCGTTCACATGAACGACGCCAACGTTCGCGCCGACGACGCAGTCGCGCTTCGCAGGCGCATTGGCTACGTCTGCCAGGGTGGTGGGCTGTTTCCGCACATGACGGTCGCCGAGAACATCGCGACCACGCCATCGCTGCTGGGGTGGAAGTCGCGCGAGATCGCCGAGCGGGTGGACGAACTGTTGAACCTCGTGGGCCTGCCCCCGGCCGAGTATCGGTTGCGCCGGCCGAGCGAACTGTCGGGCGGTCAACAACAGCGCGTGGCGTTCGCGCGAGCGCTGGCGGCCAAGCCGCGCGTCCTGCTGCTGGACGAACCGTTCAGCGGGTTGGACGCCGTCACCCGCGACGCGCTGCAGCGCGAGTTCGCCGTCCTGCATCGCCAATTACGGCTAACAAGCGTGATGGTGACCCACGATATGGCCGAGGCCCTGCTGATCGCCGACCGGATCGCCGTCATGCGGCACGGGCGGTTGGTGCAGGTCGGCGCGCCGCACGAACTGATGACCGAGCCGGCCGACGACTACGTTGCCACCCTGATCGCGACCCCGCGCCGGCAAGCCGAGCGTCTCGAACGCCTTTCCGTTGTACCCGACGTCGACAGTGCCGTTGACAAGGTGAATCTGTGA
- a CDS encoding mercuric reductase gives MTPDAPHDQLLPDDLHDRVTAANTHPAGWRNPAPADRYDLVVVGGGTAGLVSAGVGSLLGARVALIERAYTGGDCLITGCVPSKALLRCARAAAEVRDAERFGLQAGDAMIDFAKAMDWVRSKRSQISRADAAHAFSDKYGVDVMFGNARFSAADTVQVDGVPLRFRKAIIATGSSPKVPDIPGLAKAGFYTNETIFNLTRRPDRLAIVGGGPLGCEMAQAFARLGSTVTLIERNDRFLPHEHRRAAEVLMQALRRDGVDVRAGTQVERVNRDGSTTHVHLRSAGKAESIDVDAVLIGIGRSPNVDGLGLDIAGVEHDEHGVTVNDFLRTTNPHIYAAGDICLKEKFTHTADASARLAVQNALLLRLKRWSRQVVPHVTYTEPELAQVGPVEPPTGSPGRKTYTVPMSEIDRAQTDGDEEGFLAVTVDQGNGRIISATCVGTRAGELIAMLTAAMTKGQRLAALADVIFPYPTHADTIKKAADAAVQDWLAGWKMRLVRRWVGRSRG, from the coding sequence ATGACGCCGGACGCGCCACACGACCAACTTCTGCCGGATGACCTACACGACCGCGTTACGGCGGCCAACACGCACCCGGCTGGCTGGCGCAATCCTGCGCCTGCCGATCGGTACGACCTGGTTGTAGTTGGCGGCGGCACCGCGGGGCTGGTAAGCGCAGGTGTCGGTTCACTGCTGGGCGCGCGCGTCGCGCTGATCGAGCGCGCTTACACCGGTGGCGATTGCCTGATCACGGGCTGCGTACCGTCGAAGGCCCTGCTGCGCTGCGCCCGCGCCGCTGCGGAGGTGCGCGACGCCGAACGGTTCGGGCTGCAGGCTGGCGACGCGATGATCGACTTCGCTAAAGCCATGGACTGGGTGCGGTCAAAGCGCAGCCAGATCAGCCGCGCCGACGCCGCCCACGCGTTCAGCGACAAGTACGGAGTCGACGTCATGTTCGGCAACGCCCGCTTCAGCGCCGCCGATACCGTGCAGGTGGATGGCGTGCCGCTGCGCTTTCGTAAGGCGATCATCGCGACCGGTAGCAGCCCGAAGGTGCCTGACATTCCGGGACTGGCCAAGGCAGGGTTCTACACGAACGAGACGATCTTCAACCTCACCCGACGGCCGGACCGCCTGGCTATCGTTGGAGGCGGGCCGCTCGGCTGCGAGATGGCGCAGGCGTTCGCGCGGCTGGGGTCGACGGTCACGCTGATCGAGCGCAACGATCGCTTCCTGCCGCACGAACATCGCCGGGCTGCGGAGGTGCTGATGCAGGCCCTTCGACGGGATGGCGTCGACGTTCGAGCCGGCACGCAAGTTGAACGTGTCAATCGCGACGGCTCTACGACGCACGTACACCTGCGGTCGGCGGGCAAAGCGGAATCGATTGATGTCGATGCGGTGCTAATCGGCATTGGACGTTCACCGAACGTGGACGGTCTGGGCCTGGACATTGCCGGCGTCGAACATGACGAGCATGGCGTGACCGTCAACGACTTCCTGCGCACCACCAACCCGCACATCTACGCCGCCGGTGACATCTGCCTGAAGGAAAAGTTCACCCACACCGCCGACGCATCCGCACGGCTGGCGGTGCAGAACGCGCTGTTGCTACGGCTGAAGCGATGGAGCCGCCAAGTCGTGCCGCACGTCACGTATACCGAGCCAGAACTGGCCCAAGTCGGCCCGGTCGAACCGCCAACCGGGTCGCCGGGCCGCAAGACGTATACGGTGCCGATGAGCGAGATCGACCGAGCGCAGACCGACGGCGATGAAGAAGGTTTTCTCGCTGTCACGGTCGATCAGGGCAACGGGCGCATCATTAGCGCCACCTGCGTCGGCACGCGAGCGGGCGAGTTGATCGCAATGTTGACCGCAGCCATGACGAAGGGGCAGCGGTTGGCCGCGCTGGCGGACGTCATCTTTCCCTACCCCACGCACGCCGACACGATCAAGAAGGCCGCCGACGCCGCGGTTCAGGATTGGCTGGCGGGATGGAAGATGCGCCTGGTGCGGCGATGGGTCGGCCGAAGCCGTGGGTAG
- a CDS encoding sterol desaturase family protein, whose product MPTYRPTRDKDLPLWITGAAVLGGFVALAWLERRYPLRRKTHEPTATHDARNIAIAGMAGAVMQLAERPITNRLTLLVRERSIGLLPALRLPSAVDTVLGCLLLDVTLYHWHYLAHKVPLLWRFHRVHHADLDMNASTGLRFHFGEILISVLFRAAQVLVFGISRRALSIWGTLLLIEVMFHHSNIGLPRATERWLSKLIVTPRLHGIHHSLEPDEVNSNWSSGLTIWDWLHGTFRRHPKLDDALLDIGVPELREPRQVTLGKLITLPVADNRALPPQAVERDDAR is encoded by the coding sequence ATGCCGACCTATCGGCCAACCCGCGATAAAGATCTGCCGCTCTGGATCACCGGTGCCGCGGTGCTCGGCGGCTTCGTTGCGCTGGCGTGGCTGGAACGGCGCTACCCCCTTCGCCGCAAGACGCACGAACCCACCGCCACGCACGATGCGCGCAACATCGCCATCGCCGGCATGGCCGGCGCGGTGATGCAACTGGCGGAACGGCCGATCACGAACCGCCTCACACTGCTCGTGCGAGAACGCAGCATCGGCCTGCTGCCGGCGCTGCGGCTACCGTCGGCGGTCGACACCGTGCTGGGGTGCCTACTGCTCGACGTCACGCTCTATCATTGGCACTACCTGGCCCACAAGGTGCCATTGCTGTGGCGGTTCCATCGCGTGCACCACGCCGACCTGGACATGAACGCCTCGACCGGCCTGCGGTTTCACTTTGGCGAGATCCTGATCTCGGTGCTGTTCCGCGCTGCCCAAGTGCTCGTCTTCGGCATCTCCAGACGAGCGCTCTCCATCTGGGGCACGCTGTTGCTCATCGAAGTGATGTTCCACCATTCCAACATTGGCCTGCCGCGCGCAACCGAACGCTGGCTGTCAAAGCTGATCGTCACACCGCGGTTGCACGGCATTCACCATTCGCTGGAGCCAGACGAGGTGAACTCGAACTGGTCCAGCGGCCTGACGATCTGGGATTGGCTGCACGGCACGTTCCGCCGGCACCCCAAGCTGGACGACGCGCTGCTGGACATCGGCGTGCCGGAACTGCGCGAGCCACGACAGGTCACGCTCGGCAAGCTCATCACGCTGCCGGTGGCGGATAATCGGGCGCTACCACCGCAGGCGGTCGAACGGGACGACGCAAGATGA